A genomic stretch from Caloenas nicobarica isolate bCalNic1 chromosome 3, bCalNic1.hap1, whole genome shotgun sequence includes:
- the ZNF318 gene encoding zinc finger protein 318, which produces MYRSSSGRSGPSSSSYSHRLKDGSSSGSRASRSSTSGPGPGRGRLPPPLPAAAAASPPRSASPRPPPRRHRSPSGHRSPSGHRGVSRRSPSPHRSRRLPSPPGGPGPGGTRGRPGSEHGDGSSSWRRSPSLRFESSLEQSLRITVGNDRYCIGTPERRRLPDRLGSPIDNLSDRDDMADGPIFTRGLSCSRGLERYPSHEDQPSSPFIMRHDEDYRNRDVFLHRSDYSPHYGRREELPRGSDRDGDKLRKSSYPLRPEERGREIKRPRYEKDEKMHGVSGEHQGFSSGTRNYRRRSHSRSRSPSPSYLSEEFRELDRARRKREEEERSRNLNHDVSGSGYVIPGLTNTLQTSEPRYTYRPEEIPSMPKKSILKKRVEMEVESSIQPEGFSSSPAPSKDLPLLSSCSPLPQSNNTAPFASEVENFLKRFNKDSVVESATKELRDSLYEWSPLAGAPKDTFTFEDKFGSFLSHKEKVEPISEPVDHHTDFLLPHERASQDGSGFSRILGMMADSVSAQEKRRRSFPDIEDEEKFLYGDEDEDTKTESLHVQKPLLSCGNDIISQKVSPPPSPAPPVKLDPLEEPNAEYAKIHDLLKTIGLDIGVAEIGKLAVRTQERLHGKKLASRSPDRRSSDHRRLESWDLRRSRSDTRSPESGQQHSASPPVSFQQCKDTSSLQKSEYTKNQPVGQDIPPCAPEQPLPSVSLIPSVPPAPVSLPPTPTSISQYQIPSYSQFTAAQMPQNYPPPTMAPPGYDAYGHYMAYAASGWTMYPPAQQPNPTLPEAHGLLTVAMSANPARPNLRVIETVSMGKDVPDVKRDGSALIRVPTTPANSKVPLRLSSHPLKSTTEKMSDEKNRAAQKQKVIEEREKLKNEREARQKKLYYLKTELDRLRKQQGEMLRKKRREKDGHKDPLLVEVNRLQENIVKEISELHKESDAADKKQSELDKVAQILGINIFEKPRKPSVETKDSSEKNSKSENAKGLEKTSSSNKESKTTNEKSRGRSPKPAESSSQSSKHPFQLANIYEYYDAGNHWCKDCNTICGTMFDFFTHMHNKKHRQTLDPYNRPWASKTQSETKQDSIKRIDKITVPAKGSEFLIPITGYYCQLCHEFFGDQISAEQHVKSHPHNEKYKKYIDENPLYEERRNLDRQAGLAVVLETERRRQSELKRKLVEKQKEEKDEKKPKIIKKEEGKSIPELGEGTSETQGKTDSAGRKMGIKLKLKKEEKKEEKKEEKKEESKKESPSQTSFGKFSWKKTEREDKTPGGTIPKEESTEGNKEENKCQSGKPHVKPIEIKLSGKTVIPHTSPWIPVVSTSTSTKILPNLPVPTMIFRKSTTTTVSKPAPLNTFLSIKSSGATTKPLPVVKETNADVLLPPDIISKAFGGEEVILKGVEEDLKATEKSESSQTSDLPPPPPPPPAVQQAAVIPADEVAPGVSESEQTMLAMLVRPPPPPPPPPSTAFSEQAKKIEKRNSCLATANAKDLYDIFYSSGGKGSADSKLASSAIPNGENSNLTKPADLSANPKTNNNSSSLKEDSQKVATEVNQVHSAERSSELEKTDIQETLILHTEMSHDIENGIQKDISQQFQTPVSADVRTKLKGDSPQCNNQVTGSCILGENQADKPRQLQLSERSVTELPGTKTVSGIEMPAEVGLVDLGGREQVGSQEVCDLQNTEVQEKVGQKDANKTAVTNTHVPGTLKKDAKMKDWEVKAVETEFSLHPKTLLPEAQTEIQNLGNAHLVKEKLSDNCRTHSETYSPDLLCDSQKTSKEEALVAVMTEQISVDASLKDVKLKSVALEVSQPGLLGKASRISETKNKISELTRNPGEWDTSRATNGEQVITTHSCSESGQDLSDPPNVEIKASSDEVSASELTDTCLGNTETRSSLFEAQEKVCPEPSGQAVLDNQTQRQEVASLVNTCSVNPVELRSSVELVVEVEKIEHTGSHATLDNVFVKRGAKKVGTGGFSRAHSDLARGSVVALSADFHREHLSEEAVYPPETKHEVVRTSAANDIHLNTTHSGLNSEQSESLSANVCVDNKKVTSEDVKQNKAPSQKAELEFKSTDFSLGHTKVKHECCSILTAGLLNENTEEVSKRETVASIRLESSKRRKLGIEKTVDETEVTDFTALTSSSWEDKFCTQVSQTAVPQLGLQSSNSDTTEVVVPVPEMQGISPTSEILLQVEESKGGTVEMLPLSCDRGSTESQAAGCVETFPPGLKQTHRKESGSGDKGVCTVRSKKTEQTESVDSSLEATTNSGIAESLAKSPVG; this is translated from the exons AGACGTTCACCGAGTCTCCGCTTTGAGTCTTCACTGGAACAGAGTTTGCGGATTACTGTTGGTAATGACCGGTATTGCATTGGCACACCAGAGCGAAGGAGGCTGCCTGATAGACTGGGCTCACCAATTGATAACCTGAGTGACAG GGATGATATGGCTGATGGTCCAATATTCACTAGAGGCCTCTCATGTTCTCGAGGCCTTGAGAGATACCCATCGCATGAAGATCAGCCTTCAAGTCCCTTCATCATGAGACATGATGAAGACTACCGCAACcgagatgtttttcttcatcgTTCCGATTATAGTCCACATTATGGTCGTCGAGAAGAGCTGCCTCGTGGATCTGACAGAGATGGTGACAAACTCAGGAAATCCTCCTACCCATTGAGGCCAGAAGAGAGGGGACGAGAAATAAAGCGTCCACGGTACGAAAAGGATGAGAAGATGCATGGTGTGAGTGGAGAGCATCAGGGTTTCTCATCAGGAACGCGAAACTATCGCAGGCGAAGCCACAGCCGCAGTAGAAGCCCAAGCCCATCATACCTAAGTGAAGAATTCCGAGAGCTTGACcgtgcaaggaggaaaagagaagaagaagagcgTAGTAGAAACTTGAATCATGATGTTTCAGGCAGTGGTTATGTTATCCCTGGCTTGACTAACACACTACAGACTTCTGAGCCTCGGTATACATATAGGCCTGAGGAAATCCCATCCATGCccaaaaaatctattttgaagAAACGAGTGGAGATGGAAGTAGAGTCTTCTATCCAG cctGAGGGTTTTTCAAGCAGTCCAGCTCCCAGCAAGgatcttcctcttctttctagTTGTTCACCTTTGCCCCAGAGCAACAACACGGCTCCTTTTGCCTCTGAAGTGGAGAACTTTCTCAAACGGTTTAACAAAGACTCTGTTGTGGAGTCTGCAACCAAGGAGTTGCGTGACAGTTTATATGAGTGGAGCCCACTTGCTGGGGCTCCCAAAGACACTTTCACATTTGAAGATAAGTTTGGAAGCTTCTTAAGTCACAAGGAAAAGGTAGAACCCATTTCAGAGCCTGTTGATCACCATACTGACTTCTTGCTGCCTCATGAGAGGGCTAGTCAGGATGGCAGTGGTTTCTCCCGAATTCTGGGCATGATGGCTGATTCTGTCAGTGctcaggagaaaaggaggcgTAGTTTTCCTGACATCGAGGATGAAGAGAAATTTCTTTATGGTGATGAGGATGAAGACACCAAAACCGAATCTCTCCATGTTCAGAAGCCCCTGCTGAGTTGTGGCAATGACATAATAAGCCAGAAAGTGAGCccacctccttctcctgctccacCTGTCAAGCTGGATCCTTTAGAAGAGCCTAATGCTGAGTATGCAAAGATCCATGACTTACTCAAAACCATTGGACTTGACATTGGTGTTGCTGAAATTGGAAAACTGGCTGTTCGTACCCAGGAACGCCTCCATGGCAAAAAGTTGGCATCTCGTTCTCCTGATCGTCGCTCTTCAGATCACCGCAGACTGGAATCTTGGGACTTGCGTCGCAGCCGGAGTGACACACGTTCTCCTGAATCAGGCCAGCAGCACTCAGCATCACCTCCAGTCTCTTTCCAGCAGTGTAAAGATACATCCTCTCTTCAGAAATCAGAATATACTAAGAACCAGCCAGTGGGACAGGATATACCTCCGTGTGCACCAGAACAGCCTCTTCCTTCTGTCTCTCTCATTCCCTCAGTTCCACCAGCTCCTGTTAGTTTACCACCTACACCTACTTCCATTTCCCAGTACCAAATTCCCAGCTATTCCCAGTTCACTGCTGCTCAAATGCCCCAAAACTATCCACCTCCCACAATGGCTCCTCCAGGATATGATGCATATGGGCATTATATGGCTTATGCAGCCTCTGGCTGGACCATGTAcccccctgcccagcagcccaATCCTACACTGCCAGAAGCTCATGGTCTTCTTACTGTGGCCATGTCAGCAAACCCCGCGCGTCCCAACCTTCGGGTGATTGAGACAGTCTCTATGGGAAAGGATGTCCCTGATGTAAAAAGAGATGGGTCTGCACTCATTCGTGTCCCTACCACTCCTGCTAATTCTAAAGTACCCCTTCGTCTGTCTTCACACCCTCTCAAAAGTACCACAGAAAAGAtgtcagatgaaaaaaatcGGGCAGCTCAAAAGCAGAAG GTGatagaagagagagaaaaactgaagaatgaaCGAGAAGCACGGCAGAAGAAGCTTTACTATCTCAAGACTGAATTGGACAGACTTCGTAAACAGCAAG GAGAAATGTTGAGGAAAAAACGTCGTGAGAAGGATGGACACAAAGACCCTCTGTTGGTTGAGGTGAACAGGCTACAAGAGAATATTGTGAAAGAGATATCAGAGCTGCATAAAGAATCTGATGCAGCTGACAAGAAGCAGTCTGAGCTTGACAAAGTAGCACAAATCCTGGGGATTAACATATTTGAAAAGCCCCGGAAACCATCTGTGGAAACCAAAGATTCCTCAGAAAAGAACAGCAAgtcagaaaatgcaaaaggtCTGGAGAAAACATCTTCCTCCAACAAG GAATCAAAAACTACTAATGAAAAATCCAGAGGTAGAAGCCCGAAGCCAGCAGAATCCTCTTCACAGTCCTCCAAACATCCTTTCCAGTTGGCCAATATTTATGAATATTATGATGCAGGGAACCACTGGTGCAAAGACTGCAATACCATCTGCGGGACCATGTTTGACTTTTTCACACACATGCATAATAAGAAACACAGACAG ACCCTGGATCCTTACAACAGACCTTGGGCTTCGAAGACCCAGAGTGAGACCAAACAAGACTCCATAAAACGCATCGATAAGATAACTGTTCCTGCAAAAG GCTCTGAGTTTCTGATTCCCATCACTGGATATTATTGCCAGCTCTGTCATGAATTTTTTGGAGATCAAAtctcagcagagcagcatgTGAAAAGTCATCCCCACAATGAGAAATACAAG aaataCATAGATGAAAACCCACTCTATGAAGAGAGGAGAAATCTAGACCGTCAAGCTGGATTGGCTGTAGTTCTGGAAACAGAGCGCAGGCGGCAGAGTGAGCTGAAACGGAAACTAGTcgagaagcagaaggaagaaaaggatgaaaagaagccaaaaataataaagaaagaggaaggaaagagcaTCCCAGAGCTTGGAGAAGGGACTAGTGAAACTCAAGGCAAAACAGATTCTGCTGGGCGAAAAATGGGTATCAAGCTTAAgctgaagaaggaagagaaaaaggaggagaagaaagaagaaaagaaagaggagtcTAAAAAGGAATCACCAAGCCAGACTTCCTTTGGGAAATTCAGCTGGAAAAAGACTGAGAGAGAGGATAAAACCCCAGGAGGAACTATTCCAAAGGAGGAGAgtacagaaggaaacaaagaggAGAACAAGTGTCAGTCTGGGAAACCACACGTCAAGCCCATTGAAATCAAACTGTCTGGGAAAACTGTTATTCCACACACTAGCCCGTGGATACCAGTTGTTTCCACATCAACATCAACAAAAATTCTACCCAACCTACCGGTCCCCACCATGATTTTCAGGAAGTCTACTACTACAACAGTTAGCAAACCAGCACCTTTGAACACTTTTTTATCCATTAAATCCTCTGGAGCTACCACCAAACCACTGCCTGTGGTAAAAGAAACCAATGCAGATGTTCTGCTGCCTCCAGATATCATCTCAAAAGCTTTTGGAGGAgaagaagtaattttaaaagggGTAGAGGAGGATTTGAAAGCAACGGAGAAGAGTGAGTCTTCTCAGACTTCTGATTTACCACCTCCACCCCCTCCTCCACCAGCAGTCCAGCAGGCAGCTGTCATCCCTGCAGATGAAGTAGCTCCAGGTGTGTCTGAAAGTGAACAGACAATGCTGGCAATGCTTGTGAGACcccctccaccaccaccaccaccaccttcaACTGCTTTCAGTGAACAGGCAAAAAAGATAGAGAAACGGAACTCTTGCTTGGCCACAGCCAATGCTAAAGATCTTTATGATATTTTCTACAGTAGTGGTGGAAAGGGTTCAGCTGACAGCAAGCTTGCAAGTTCTGCAATTCCAAATGGAGAAAACTCTAACCTAACAAAACCTGCAGACTTATCTGCGAACCCTAAAACAAATAATAACTCATCCTCCTTGAAAGAGGATTCTCAGAAGGTGGCTACTGAAGTTAATCAAGTCCACTCAGCTGAGAGAAGCtcagagctggagaaaacagaTATTCAGGAGACTTTAATACTTCATACTGAGATGAGCCATGACATTGAAAATGGTATTCAGAAAGACATAAGTCAACAATTTCAGACGCCTGTTTCAGCAGATGTTCGGACTAAATTGAAAGGAGATTCCCCACAGTGTAATAATCAAGTAACGGGGAGTTGCATTCTTGGTGAGAATCAGGCTGACAAACCACGTCAGCTGCAGCTGTCAGAAAGGTCAGTCACAGAATTACCAGGAACAAAAACTGTTTCTGGTATCGAGATGCCCGCAGAAGTTGGACTTGTGGATCTAGGAGGTAGAGAGCAGGTAGGCAGTCAGGAGGTCTGTGATCTACAGAATACAGAGGTCCAAGAGAAAGTTGGACAGAAAGATGCAAATAAAACTGCGGTTACTAACACACATGTTCCTGGTACCTTGAAGAAAGATGCAAAGATGAAAGACTGGGAAGTAAAAGCAGTAGAGACTGAGTTTAGCTTACACCCAAAGACTTTGTTACCTGAAGCACAGACTGAAATTCAAAATTTGGGAAATGCCCATTTGGTAAAGGAAAAGTTAAGTGATAACTGTAGAACTCACTCAGAAACTTATAGTCCAGACTTGCTCTGTGATTCTCAAAAGACTTCAAAAGAAGAAGCTTTAGTAGCAGTAATGACAGAGCAGATTTCTGTTGATGCCTCCTTAAAAGATGTAAAACTGAAAAGTGTAGCTTTGGAAGTATCTCAGCCTGGACTCCTTGGCAAAGCTTCCCGAATTTCGGAAACCAAAAATAAGATTTCAGAATTGACAAGAAATCCTGGTGAATGGGACACTTCCAGAGCTACTAATGGGGAACAGGTCATCACAACCCATTCTTGTTCTGAAAGTGGTCAGGATCTTTCAGATCCTCCAAATGTAGAAATAAAAGCTAGTTCGGATGAAGTTAGTGCTTCAGAATTGACAGACACGTGTCTCGGCAACACAGAAACTAGAAGTAGCTTATTCGAAGCTCAAGAAAAAGTTTGCCCTGAACCTTCAGGCCAGGCAGTATTAGATAACCAGACCCAAAGGCAGGAAGTTGCATCATTAGTCAACACCTGCTCTGTAAACCCTGTTGAACTGAGATCCAGTGTAGAATTAGTAGTTGAAGTTGAAAAAATAGAACACACTGGATCTCATGCAACATTAGATAATGTTTTTGTCAAGAGAGGTGCAAAAAAAGTAGGGACTGGAGGCTTTTCTAGGGCTCATTCTGATCTTGCCCGAGGGTCAGTAGTTGCTTTATCAGCAGATTTCCATAGGGAGCATCTTTCAGAAGAAGCTGTCTACCCCCCAGAAACAAAGCATGAGGTTGTAAGAACCTCAGCAGCCAATGACATTCATCTGAATACCACTCACTCAGGATTGAACTCTGAGCAATCTGAAAGTCTCTCTGCAAATGTGTGTGTGGATAACAAGAAAGTCACATCAGAAGATGTGAAACAGAACAAGGCCCCCTCCCAGAAAGCAGAGCTTGAGTTCAAAAGCACTGATTTCAGTTTGGGACATACAAAGGTAAAACATGAATGCTGCAGCATCCTTACAGCAGGACTTTTAAATGAGAATACAGAAGAAGTCTCAAAACGAGAAACTGTTGCATCCATTAGGCTGGAGTCCAGTAAACGTAGGAAGCTGGGCATTGAAAAAACAGTGGATGAAACAGAGGTTACTGATTTTACTGCATTGACTTCTAGTAGTTGGGAAGATAAATTTTGCACACAGGTTTCTCAAACAGCTGTGCCACAGCTTGGATTGCAGTCCTCAAATAGTGACACTACAGAAGTGGTCGTGCCAGTTCCAGAAATGCAGGGCATTTCTCCCACGTCTGAGATCCTTCTACAAGTGGAGGAGAGCAAAGGTGGCACTGTTGAAATGCTGCCACTGAGTTGTGACAGAGGCAGCACTGAAAGTCAGGCTGCTGGGTGCGTGGAAACTTTCCCTCCTGGGctcaaacaaacacacagaaaggagAGTGGCTCAGGAGACAAGGGAGTATGCACTGTCCGGAGCAAGAAGACTGAGCAAACAGAAAGTGTTGACAGTAGTTTGGAAGCTACAACAAATTCAGGAATCGCTGAAAGCTTAGCAAAAAGCCCAGTGGGTTGA